The Pan troglodytes isolate AG18354 chromosome 19, NHGRI_mPanTro3-v2.0_pri, whole genome shotgun sequence region CTCTACGCACCCATGGTGGCTGGCGCGCTGGCCCGCTGTGAGCATAGTCTTGGGCCTTTGACCTCCCTCTGtccccacctctgcccaagcCCAGTCAGTCCCAGCTCCCAGCCCCAACCTCTGCCAGCCTGGGGATGGGGGGGTGTTCTAGGTCCCCAGACCTGGGACAGCAGGTAGGTGATGCCATGTAAGACCTGTGACCTCACCTCTCCCCATTGTCACCCCCAATCCCCACACAGTGGGCACCGTGACTGTGATCAGCCCCCTGGAGCTTATGCGGACAAAGCTGCAGGCTCAGCATGTGTCGTACCGGGAGCTGGGTGCCTGTGTTCGAACTGCAGTGGCTCAGGGTGGCTGGCGCTCACTGTGGCTGGGCTGGGGCCCCACTGCCCTTCGAGATGTGCCCTTCTCAGGTAGGCACCCAAGCTGCAGGGGGTGGGTGAGGGAACCCTGGGGTGATGCACAAAGGGTCTACAGCCAAGTCCCAGCTTTGTGACTAGTGACCATGAAGTTACTTAGCTTTTCTGAGCCATGGgtttctcatctgtgaagtgggccTAGCAGGTAGAGTATTTGCCCAGGCGGTCAGGAGATTAATTCCTACAGAGTGCCTGCTTCTGAGCCTGCATGTAGCAGACAAGACTCACAGCTGGGAGGGAGTGGTGGCAGTGAAAGGTGGACGGTCTGGGGCCACTTCCTTGCCCTTCCCGTCTCTAATCAGTGCATCCCTCACCCCAAGCCCTGTACTGGTTCAACTATGAGCTGGTGAAGAGCTGGCTCAATGGGCTCAGGCCGAAGGACCAGACTTCTGTGGGCATGAGCTTTGTGGCTGGTGGCATCTCAGGGACGGTGAGTGGACTGGGCTGGAGGTGAGGCCAGCGGAGGTCTCCCTGCAGGGGGCCTGAGGATTTTTGGAGATGCCCAGAAGCAGACCCCATGAGGCCTTTGTCCCTCCCAGCCGCAAGAGCCATCTGGGAGGTAGGGCTGGGGGTCCAGGAAGTGGAGCTGAGCCCTCTTCCCGCCCACCCCACCAGGTGGCTGCAGTGCTGACTCTACCCTTTGACGTGGTAAAGACCCAACGCCAGGTCGCTCTGGGAGCAATGGAGGCTGTGAGAGGTGAGGGCCCAGATTGCCGTGGCAGGGGACAGGTGGGGTCCTGAATGGGGTCTCACTGAGCCGGCCTCGCGTTTGCAGTGAACCCCCTGCATGTGGACTCCACCTGGCTGCTGCTGCAGAGGATCCGGGCCGAGTCGGGCACCAAGGGACTCTTTGCAGGTCAGTGTGTGGGTGTCAGGGGTGGGGGCATGGCGGACCTGCGACCTGACCCCTGACCCGGGCCTCCTTTCCACTGCAGGCTTCCTTCCTCGGATCATCAAGGCTGCCCCCTCCTGTGCCATCATGATCAGCACCTATGAGTTCGGCAAAAGCTTCTTCCAGAGGCTGAACCAGGACCGGCTTCTGGGCGGCTGAAAGGGGCAAGGAGGCAAGGACCCCGTCTCTCCCACGGAtggggagagggcaggaggaGACCCAGCCAAGTGCCTTTTCCTCAGCACTGAGGGAGGGGGCTTGTTTCCCTTCCCTCCCGGCGACAAGCTCCAGGGCAGGGCTGTCCCTCTGGGCGGCCCAGCACTTCCTCAGACACAACTTCTTCCTGCTGCTCCAGTCGTGGGGATCATCACTTACCCACCCCCCAAGTTCAAGACCAAATCTTCCAGCTGCCCCCTTCGTGTTTCCCTGTGTTTGCTGTAGCTGGGCATGTCTCCAGGAACCAAGAAGCCCTCAGCCTGGTGTAGTCTCCCTGACCCTTGTTAATTCCTTAAGTCTAAAGATGATGAACTTCTGCCTGGTGCCTGTCCCTCTGGGGCCTGGGGTGGCTGGGAAGGAGGCTTGGGAGGGACCCTGGTGCTGGTTTGGCTGCCCAGAGTGGCACCTATGAAGAGGACCTCTCCAGTTTGGCGAGAGTCGGGGTGAGGACCTAGAGTGTGAGGGACCACAAGTAGACATCCTGGTGGTGAAGTCCCTTTGGGGACCTCCCCCCCATGTTAGGGTTAGAATTGGGGGTggtaggggctgggcacggtggctcacgcctgtaatcccagcactttgggaggctgaggcaggcggatcacaagggcaggagattgagaccatcctggccaacacggtgaaacctcgtctctactaagaatacaaaaattagctgggcatgctggtgggcgcctgtagtcccagctactcgggaggctgaggcaggagaatcccttgaacctgggaagcggagtttgcagtgagctgaaatagtgccactgcactccagcctggcaacagagcgaggctctatctcaaaaaaaaaaagaatgggggaTGGTAACACCTCTCCTTAAGGGCACACTTAAGCGACAGCAGAGGAGTGAGGGTTGCTTAACTGCCAGGCTCTGGCCTAACAGAGGGGTCTGCAACTTTGGGCCAAAGCACCATTGCTGAGGCCAGCACAGGGCACTGGCCCTACAGGGTGTGCCTCCATCCTGCCCCTGGCGTGCTCGGCCGCCTCAGCCTGGTTTTGAGCAAGTTCTTAAAGGCTGTTGGGTTGGGGGGCAGTTGCATGTCTTGGGCCTGCCCTAGGCAGACCTAATATTTTGGACACAGAAGCTACCCCCTCCCTGAGTGCTGGCCTGCCTGTCCCCACAGGGCACATGCTAGTGCTGCCTGACCTTGGTCTCGGGTCAGGCACTGACTCCACTTCCTTCAGACCTCAGGACGgggcccttccccagccccccacaTAGAAAGGCTGCCCTCAGTCCTCTGGTTTTTATTTGCCTGATCCCCCACAGAGCTCTCTTGCCctgggggctgaggaaggagtgACTCCAGGCCATACACAGACAGATGGAGAGGCTAGagactgggaggtgggggtgtggaAGCTGGGCCACCAGGTCCTGAGGGGGCAGGGGAGATGAGTGAAGGAGCGCCAAGGTCACCAGAAGAATGGAGCAGGCTTCCCCAGGGGCTCCCTGTGGCTTGGGcacccctgcctcctggcccAGCGTGCTTTCTTCCGCAGCCCGTGCTGCCAAGGCAGAAAGCTAAGGTGAGCAGACGAGATCTTCCCCGAGAGAACCCTGGCTGGGTGGGTAGCGTTCTCTGGAAGGGTAGCCTGGATTGGGGGACTCTTGTTGAAGAAAGGTGGCAGGTGTCCATGGCCCCTGGCAGGTGGGGCTGGCACTGCCCATGCTGTTCCTCAGCTGGGGCTCAGTGCTGGGCTGCCCTCGGGACTGTCGCTCACCAGGCACTCGTTGGATTTGAAGCTCGCCAGGGACTTGCAGCTGGGAATGGAGGCCAGGGAGCCGCAGAGGCCCAGCATGGAGGGCGTGGGGTCCTTCCCTGGGGAGAGAGGGCGGGTGAGGCCAAGCGACCAGTCTACATGTGTGGGAGTTGGTAGAGGGGTGGGCAGTGAAGGGGCAGCCCTCAAGTCACCCCCCAGGAGACCTTGGCATATTCCACAGCATTTGCCATTTTCAGTTAAACTTTGGTTAAGCACCTGCCTGTGCCAGGCACGGTGCTGGGGACACTGTATTGTAATCGTCAGTTGATGTCTCTGTCTCCCCCTGAGGGTCATCCTCTCTCTTTGtccatttattaaatacacaGTGAGCACTCGCTCTGTTCCAAGCACTGGGGATACAGAGAACGGACAAGACacggtccctgccctcatggagctcacagtctggtgggggagacagacacacagacaatcACAAACACAGTGTGATGGGGCTACATGGCCACAGCCTGCCTTGTCTCAAAGAAGATCTAGGGTCATCCAATACAGTGTGGTtgcttataaaaaagaaaagacaggatATTCAGGCATAGGGAGAACTAGGATGGGAAAAACCAAGGTGAAGCCAGGGATGAGGTCAACACAAAGTGCATGCGTTGAAGTCCTGGGCATTCGCTCGAAGGGAGCCACTAATttggctctgagcttcctggcagccaaaGAGAAGGGGGAAACAATGGTCAGGCAAGTAGTTCACAGTGTGCATGAGATAAGAGCAAATTAGTCTAAGGAGTTCCCCGAGAGTTTGTGAGCCCCCGAGGATGTCATGACACTAAAAAGCCACTGAGCCCTCACCATATGACAACATTGGTGATTATCAACATCCCCATTTACAAAGAATAGACTCATGGAGGTAAAGTGATTGACCAAGCTCACATGGTCAGAGGAGGCACAGCCAGATTTATGCTGGGTTCTGCATATGCTGGGTTCTGCCACCTCAAAGTAAGCTCTCGATTGCTGTGCTAAACCCTCAAGAAAGGCTgagagaggccgggcacagtggctcacgcctgtaatcccagcactttgggaggccaaggcgggtgaatcacttgaggtcaggagttcgagaccagcctggcgaaactccgtctctactaaaaatacacaaattagctgcgcgtggtggcgggtgcttttaatcccagctactcgggaggctgaggcaagggaatcccttgaacccgggaggcagaggttgcaacgagctgagattgtgccactgcactccaacttggatgacagagtgagacgccgtctcaaaaaaaaaaaaaaaaagactgagagaaTGAATGAGGACCTGCCTTGAGGCCTCAGGGCCTTGCCTCAGCCCTTTCTGGAGGGGTACTGGGTGTTGGGTTGGGGTAGCTCACCGATGGGACCCCAGGGCTCCTCGTCCCGCGTGCCCTCTCCCAGGCGCTGGGAGTCCGAGCTCAGACTGGCTTCAGCTGACAGCGGCTCCGTGCTCATGAAGCTGTGTCTGCGGCAGAGCGAGAGCTGGTGCGCCGGTAGAGGAAGCCCTTCTTCCCCAGGACGACCCGCTCTCAGGCCCAAGCCCCACCTGGCTGGGGCTTACCTCCGGTAGAGCTTGGAGTTGCTGGCGCCCTCGGCCCCATTAAGCGTTCCCAGTGAGGGCCATTGATTGACCAGGGGTGTAGTGAGCTCCTTGGaaccctgggccagaggggcgTGGTCACTGGGGATCAGACCTgtcctgggagggggaggaggagtcaGGCCTGGCTGGAAGTAGGAGAAGTGAGGAAGGGAGATTCAGCAAGGGGATGAGGGAGGGGTCAGGAATGAAATCTGAGCGGCAAAAATGGGGATATGGTGTTGGGGTCAGTGGGCCAGATCCCGGGAGGAAGTGGAGGTGGTACTGGGGTGGAGGGGTGACAGGGATTCGTGCACAAATATTGGGAGTTGGAGGGAATGGTGCAGTGTTGTTGGGGTCAGCTGGGGTGATGGGGACGTCAGTGGAGGATAGTGTGGGAATCCCTGAAGGGTAAGATCTTCTTGGGGATCTTGCCGCAAGATCAGGGTGGTGGAAAGGCGTAGAGAAGAAGTGTTACAGGGATCGGCAGGGGTGAGGTCAGGGGTCACGGCGGGTGATGACGGTCAGTGAGCCTGTGGTGCAGGTGAGTGAGGCGATGAATGCAATCGTGTTGAAGGTTGCAGAGCAACACCGCAGGTCCTTGTGAGTGACGTGGGGTCCCTGCAGTAAGGTTGGATGGCCACTCTAGCTGAAGATAACTGAAGGTGAAGGGTGGGCTCTGGCTGTTGGAAGTCACTGGATCTTATGCTGGGGGCAATGTTAGAAGATCATTGTGGGCATCTCGGGGTGGGGCTGGCTGGATCAGAGGGTTGATGCTGGAGAGGTGGGTGCTCGTGTCGGGTGATGTTAGAGTCGATGGAAGTGAAGATGGGGTTCACCCGGTGATGTGGTCGGGGCGgcgggggtcaggggttagggcaGGCCGTGCGCTCACAGCTGCTCCTGCAGCTCCAGGATCACGCCTTCCAGCTCCCGTTTCTCGCGCTGGTTCTGCGCCGCCGCCTCCTCCAGCTGCAGCTGAAGCCGCCGGTTCTCCGCCTCCAGGTCCTTCAGCTGCGACTCGCGCAGACGCACCAGCTCCTCCAGGTAGCCCTGCGGGGCGCCGGCTCAGCCCGGGCGGCTGGGAGGACGTCCCGGCCGCGGCCCCcatccccgccccgccccgggaTGCCCGGATACCCCGCCCGGCCCGCCCGCCCCCCGGGCCCGCCGGCGTCGCGCACCTTCTGCGCGTAGACGATGCGGAACTTCTGCTCCATCTTGTGCCACTTGCTGTACCAGCTGTCCTCGTCGGTGACGAGCGGCAGGTACGGGTGCTCGGGCGAGTTGTCCTCGCTCGTGCTGCTCTCGGCGCTGTGCCGCTCCTCCTCGTCCGTCAGGTAGTCGTAGCTTGGGAGAGGGAGCAGTGGGCACGGCCGGTCCCGCCCCTCCCCCCGCGCGTCTGCGCTGGCCGCCGAGGGCGGTGGGACCAGGACGTCCCCAGGATGTCCCGAGGCCCCGTCCCCCGCCCCGCCGCAGTCATGGAGCCGCTCACCTCTGCGTGAACTTTAGGTAGGGCGTGTAATCGATGACCACGGGGGTCTTCCCGTCCAGGACTTCCCCCTTTAgacagaagctgaggcagaggagCCACAGGGTTGGAGGTGGGTGTGAGGGGTTGGGGTAGGACATTtatgggggaaacagcccccTCCACCACTGCCGTCAGGCAGACCCCACCTGAAGTCGATGGCGCTCAGTCCGATCAGCATTCCGGTGAGGATGGTGGCTTCATCCCGCAGCATGATGGCTCCAGAGTCATAGAACCGTCTGTGGGGAGGCAGAGGGCCTGAGGGTGCAGCAGGCCCCTGgagcgcccccccccccccacccagaGCTGCTATTGTTGGCTTACTGCCACCCCATCCTGAAGGAAGGCCAATTCTCCTTCCTGATCTGCACGCAGGCCTGGAGCCTCTCTCCCCCTTCAGCCTGGGGCTCGCACCTGTGGCCCCATCACCTAGAATGGGTGTTCCCTGAGCCAACTCCTCCCTCTGACCTACCCCTTCCTCATCAAGTACTGGGTTACCCAGATCCTTCATATCAGGAAGCAAGTCTTAATCATTAGTGCTTGGTATACAGTAGGTGCGCAAAAAACGTGTTAACTTGAAACGTGTAGACTGAGGAATGGAATTCAGTAAAAACATCAGGCTGGGTATGGCCAATTGGGATGGGGAGGTATATGCCCCCCGCCACAACCAGACAGCTTCAGATGCACCTGCCCACACAGGCACACTCCTCCTTGTAACCCCTTGCCTCAGGCACCCAACCTCCCTGTGAACCCACAGTGCAGGGATTGAACTCCCCATATAAGGACTCTGTGTCCGTGAATAGCAAGTACAGAACTGCTTTCGTTGTTTGGAGAGACAGAAGGGCTGTGTTGTAGATCATGGAGCAAGCCAACACTTGAGATGGTGCATGGCTGAGGCTCATCCAGAGGTGTGCAAGGGTGGAGCGTGCTGGGCATTGATGGCGAATAATGGGCATTAGATTTGACTTgcaagtggtggtggtggtggtggtaaaagTTTGTCCtggggccaggagcggtggctcatgcctgtaatcccagcactttgggaggccaaggcgggaggatcacctgaggttgggagtttgagaccagcctgaccaacacggagaaactaaaaatacaaaattagctgggcatggtggcgtatgcctgtaatcccagctactcaggaggctgaggcaggagaatcgcttgaacccaggaggcggaggttgcagtgagccgagatcgcgccatcgcactccagcctgggcaacaagagcgaaactcctcctcaaaaaaaaaaaaaaagagttcgtCCTGGGACTGCAGGCCAGGCTGGAAGAGGGAAATCAGCCATGCGTGCTGGTGCTGGGACTTGTAGTCCAGGAACTGAAGGATGCTGCAGGAACTTAAGGATCAGCTGTGTTTGGGCAATGCAGGTGCACCCTGAGACCTGTGGTCTGAGTTGCCTGGGAAGTCTGACCTGGTGGTCCGGGTGTCACGCAGAGCCGTGGTGATGTATTCTGACATGCGCTTCTCCATCAGTGCCACCCGGATCCATGCCCGGCCCTGGAAATCATGTTCACCTTTACTTGCTGCCCCAGAGGGACTCATGTGTCCAGCATCAGGTGTGGGCCCTTCTCCCCTGGGCTGTGGACAGGGGGCAAAAACCAAGAAACAGGCAGGCCCCCTGTGTCCAGAGCAGAGAGCAGTTGCTTGCTTCAGGCCCCTCACCTTGGCCCGGGCTGTGCTGATGTTCTCCATGTTCTCGATGCTGCTCACACAGTTGTTGGGCACTTTGCTGCAGGCCAGCCGGATATAGTCCCAGAAGCCCCGCTGCCCGTCTGAGCTGAACCAGCTCACTGGACCTGCTGGGGCACAGGCTGAgccagggcagggagggggctCAGCAAGACCAGGGAGTTTGGAGAGGGTCCATGTAGTGAGGCACTCACATGCATAAGCATAAGCAGCCTCCTCCCACAAAGatctgtgcacacacatgcacgtgtgCAGTGGGCACCCCAGCATATCGCTTGCCCATGATGGGGATTGTAGGCCAAAggcctctccctcttcccagatCTGTACACAAGCTTCTGTGCATGGCCCAGAATAGGGGCCAGGGTCAATGAGGGGGTTCAGAGTCCATGGAGTATATCAGAAAGAGGTGGCTGGGAGCTAAAGGTTGGGAGTTGGGGAGGGACcgctgggggaggggcactggGCCCACCTTTGAAGCGGTGGCTGAGGATCTGCTCTAAAATGGCTGCAAAATTGACAAACTCCTCCGATGAGTCATCGATGGGCTCCGCTGTGTACTTCTCCAGCAGCGTTTTCACAGAGAACCTGGGCGTTGAGGTGGGGAGATGGGGCAGTGGGGTGTCAGGTGAGGAAACAGGTGAtggagggagagacagggagcAACCGGCAGAGAAGAAAGAGGTCAGGAAGGGCATGGATGTGGTGGGCGGCAGAGCAAGTGGGGAGACAGGCAAGACTACAGTGACCATAGAGGTACCGTGTCATGTGGAGTGAGAGGGTGGCAGATGGGGAGGAAGGGTGACAGGTGGGAGACTGATTGACAAAGTGGGTGACAGGAGAGGTGACAGCCAGAGAAAGGAAGCTTCAGGAGCAAGGGGTGAGAGGGACTGAAAAAATAGGAAGATGAGGCACAAGCCGGGGGCGGTCCCGGAGCCCCTTCCCCCTAGACCACCCTTCAGGGTCTGTGTGTGCGAGGCCTGGGTCAACTAGGTGTTAGAAGCCAGTGTGTGCCCCACCCTGAGCTGTCTTCTGTGATTGCTGGAGCAACCTTCAGTCCCTTTTGGGGATGGGGGTCACCTGTACCAGGGCATGTGAGTTGGCACTGTGCACATGGAGTGTGGGCATGCGCAGGTGGCCAGGTGGGCTCCCAGCACACAGATACCcccttctcccctttccttcccggcttggcctcccacacACCAGCTGCCCAGAACCAGGCAGTGCAGAGctgggcgggggtggggtggggaggtgtgGGGTATGGGCCTGACACAGACACTGGGCAGGAGGGGGCATTGGCAGCAGATCCCTGGAAGGGGCTTGGGGGCCTGGCTTCTTTGGGAGGAAGGGACTAAGGGAAGCCTGTGGGGCTGAAGGAGTGAAGCCATGCAGTGCCCCCTCTCCAATCCTGTCTAAGCCTCAGGCTCCCTCTGCAGTCACTACCCCTGCAATCTCCCCCTGCCATCCCTGCAATGGAGTAGGGCAGGGATGAGGACACAGTTCCTAACATCCCATGATTTCCCTGCGGTGGGTGGCAGAGCAGGGGCGGGGTGtccagggaaatgggagctgcTTGGAAATGtccttttcttcttatatttgtCAAGCCCTATAATGTGGCAAGCACAGTACTTTGCATGCATTCCCTTACCCATGCTCAGCCCTGAAAGGTAGGTCCTCTTATTATTActctcatccccattttacaggtagagAAATTGATGGTCCAAGAGGTTGACTGATCTGTTCAGAGTCATATGGCTTATGAGTAGTCAAGCAGGTATGTCTGATTCTGATTCTGAAGCTTCTGCTCTTTCTGCTACATCTGTGGCCTCCTGGCAGCTGTTGTGATGACCAAGGCCTGGAGCAGCCCCTGCTCCACCGCCCTTTGTCCTCTACTCTGCAAGTCTCCAGCCTTGGACCACTGACCTCTGCGGCTCTCAGGCCAATTGCACAGGTGAGCTCTCGTCCCCCTTCCTTTTGAACTTGGAGTTGATCTGCCTTGAGATCAGAGCCAGGTCAGTCTTGGGGTTGCACTAGAGGGAGGCAGCctgctggattcaaatcctgtttCCCTGTGACACTCACGTGGCCTTGGGCCCCTCTGTGAGTCCCTTCTTGTCAAATGCAAATGGGAACAATCGTACCTGCCTCATTACATTTTGGTTGAGAGCCCAGGCAGGGTTGGGAGAAGGTAGGTGCCTAGGGCCACTGGGCAGGGATGGTGAGGAGCGGGGTCGTGGCTGGGAAGGCTGGCCCTGCTGAGAGCCAGCCTGTGTTTGGGGCATTATTCCAGCTTCACTATGCGCACCCTCCTGCCAGCTTGATTTCTCCTGGTCATCTGGGTCAGGCCATGATGGGGCCTGGACTGGGTTCAGCATGGCAGCCATATGGTATCTGTCTTCAGGGGTGCCGCAGAGGTGGTCATTGTCCCCGGGAGCCCTGTGGTGTGCTCCCTGATAGGAGATGCAGTGGCTGCTGCAGGTTACCATGGAGACAGGGAGGCCAGGGCCCAGGGGAGCCCATGGCCTGCTAAAGGGAGCTGTTCTGGGAGCTGGAGGCAAACCATGTGACAGTGATGAGGCAGTAGGGGCCTGGGGGTTACTGAGCCTTTGTTATATCCCTGACCCCCCAAAACTCTATCCTTCCCTCCCAGCTCTAAGCCACCTTCAGCCCTTCAACTTCTCCTTCTCTGGCCTATGTCAAGGAGAGTTCCCTCATTCCCCCCATGTACTCAAGATGCTCAGCTACCttggcaggcaagagaaaaagaggaacctAGCAGGTAGACAGCAGAGAGGGACAGGAAGAGCGTCGTTAGGACAGGGCTCtttctgtgtgccagacactgagctAGGCTCCTACAAGGATGGTGCCATTTTCATTCTTTGGTGTGGCTGTGACatctaaaatggggatgatgggGCACCCAAGGCCCAGAGTGGTTAAGAGACCTCCCCAAGGTGGCACAGCTAAAGCTGATGGAGTAAGAGCTTGAACCTAGGACCTTCTGGCCCCAAGGACAGAAATCTTTGTTTTATAACACActggcaggggttgggggaaatGAGGGTAAAGGCAGTGCCCTGCACTGTGGGCTGGGCCATTGCTACACTCTCTCCTTCCTTAACATTCCAGGCATTTCTGCAGAGGTCTGATGTGCacagcactgtgctgggcactagTGCTGGGAGACAGATGCAGTGTGGTTGAGTGCGTGCCCAGGAACCCGGAAGGAGCTATGGGAGCCAGGAGCCAGGGCATCAGGTGGGCACTAGTGGGCCTCAGGGCATCGGGTGGGCTTCAGCAGAGCTGAGGCCTATGTGGCAGGCAGGTGGGGCTGGCGAGGGAAGAGTGAGCCCTGCCCCCAGGAGCACCCTGCCCTGAGGGGGCAACACCTGATAGGCATGGGGGCCAGGGGAGGTTGCAGCTGACAGGGGATCCCAGCACCAGAGGAGAGTGCAGGTGTGGGCTGCAGGGGGAGTGGCTGAGCAGCTGGCCATGCCCTGGTTTTgggacagggcagggcagggagggtgaGTCACTGCAGGTTGAAGTGGACAGGATCACTTCCTGGGCCCCGCAATCGCGGAGAATCTTCCCAACCCTGCAACCGTTCCACCCTCAGAGACCAGTGGCCCTGCCCTCCCGATCTTCTCCCCTTGAACCTGGAACCCAGGCTCTTGGTCCTTCCCACGTCTTGGGTGGTGCCCCTCACCCTTCCCTGGAAGGATTCATGGGCTCTGCCCCCATGCCCAATTGACCCTGCCCATCCCTGCTCCAGAATCTGAGCATTGGAGAACCCCACCCCAGAGAGGTCAGTTTGACATGGGTGCCAATGAGGGTATGCTTGGAGGGCATTCATCCCCCCACGGGGTCCCCTCTGTCCATCCCGCCCCATTCCCAGCAAGGGAGCCAGCCatccccacccccttccccctCACACAGTGTCACTTCCTGGTTCTCACAGGAAGCTACAGTACCAATTAAACACCCCTCACCCCCCAGGCCCAGGCCCGGGCATAGGCTTGGCTTGGCCTAGAAGGGTAGGGACCAGACTGCAGCCTCCCTCTGGGTTCTGGGCCTGGGAGGGAC contains the following coding sequences:
- the SLC25A39 gene encoding probable mitochondrial glutathione transporter SLC25A39 isoform X5: MADQDPAGISPLQQMVASGAGAVVTSLFMTPLDVVKVRLQSQRPSMASVPFSLQSTGKCLLYCNGVLEPLYLCPNGARCATWFQDPTRFTGTMDAFVKIVRHEGTRTLWSGLPATLVMTVPATAIYFTAYDQLKAFLCGRALTSDLYAPMVAGALARLGTVTVISPLELMRTKLQAQHVSYRELGACVRTAVAQGGWRSLWLGWGPTALRDVPFSVHPSPQALYWFNYELVKSWLNGLRPKDQTSVGMSFVAGGISGTVAAVLTLPFDVVKTQRQVALGAMEAVRVNPLHVDSTWLLLQRIRAESGTKGLFAGFLPRIIKAAPSCAIMISTYEFGKSFFQRLNQDRLLGG